In Sphingomonas sp. G-3-2-10, a single window of DNA contains:
- a CDS encoding class III extradiol ring-cleavage dioxygenase, giving the protein MTQPTLFIPHGGGPCFFMDPHGGPPDAMWLKMEAYLAGLIDSLPERPTAILLVSGHWEEAAVTVHAGSGHPLLYDYGGFPEHAYRLRWDAPAAPGLAMRAKELLEGAGFPVGVERERGWDHGVFIPMMVAVPGADIPLAQLSLRHDLDPAAHIAMGRALAPLRDEGVLIVGSGMSFHNLRVRGVPATAPSDEWDAALVDAVIDPDPARRAERVAAWDSLPHAQFAHPREEHLLPLMVALGAGGDGSAVCDYRDHVMGWAVSGFRFG; this is encoded by the coding sequence ATGACCCAACCTACTCTTTTCATTCCGCATGGCGGCGGCCCCTGTTTCTTCATGGACCCTCATGGCGGCCCGCCCGATGCGATGTGGCTCAAGATGGAGGCCTATCTGGCGGGGCTGATCGACAGCCTGCCCGAACGACCGACAGCGATCCTGCTGGTGTCCGGCCATTGGGAAGAAGCAGCCGTGACGGTTCACGCCGGAAGCGGCCATCCGTTGCTGTACGATTATGGCGGCTTTCCCGAACATGCCTATCGCTTGCGCTGGGACGCGCCGGCCGCGCCCGGCCTTGCGATGCGGGCGAAGGAACTGCTGGAAGGCGCGGGCTTTCCCGTCGGCGTCGAGCGCGAGCGGGGATGGGACCACGGCGTCTTCATTCCGATGATGGTCGCGGTGCCCGGCGCCGATATCCCACTGGCCCAGCTTTCGTTGCGGCACGATCTCGACCCCGCCGCGCATATCGCGATGGGCCGGGCGCTCGCTCCCTTGCGGGACGAAGGCGTGCTGATCGTGGGCAGCGGCATGAGCTTCCACAATCTCCGCGTGCGCGGCGTGCCGGCGACGGCACCTTCGGACGAATGGGACGCAGCGCTGGTTGACGCAGTGATCGATCCCGATCCCGCGCGCCGGGCCGAGCGCGTGGCGGCGTGGGACAGCCTTCCGCATGCTCAATTCGCTCACCCGCGCGAGGAGCATCTCCTGCCGCTGATGGTCGCGCTGGGCGCGGGCGGAGACGGATCGGCGGTGTGCGATTACCGCGACCATGTGATGGGCTGGGCGGTGAGCGGGTTCCGGTTCGGGTAA
- a CDS encoding class II aldolase/adducin family protein — protein MATALHTRPNMTEAEQEARQQLAACYRVFDMLGWSEMIYNHITLKIPGEDGAFLINPFGLHFSEVKASNLVKIDIDGNKLDDSPYPVNRAGFVQHALFHRHLPDAHCIMHTHTTAGMAVSSVEGGLRPTNFYACNFHGQIAYHDFEGVTVRDEEGARLLEHLGDKRVMLLKNHGILVMGRTLPEAFIKHWSLQRACEIQVATASMGTPLVVPDEVVTVHQRDLHMAQVPGGPGAADFAAMVRLVDRTDRSWRD, from the coding sequence ATGGCCACCGCGCTGCACACCCGGCCCAACATGACCGAAGCCGAGCAGGAAGCCCGCCAGCAGCTCGCCGCCTGCTATCGCGTATTCGACATGCTCGGCTGGTCCGAGATGATCTACAACCACATCACGCTGAAGATCCCCGGCGAGGACGGCGCGTTTCTGATCAATCCGTTCGGGCTGCATTTCAGCGAAGTGAAGGCATCGAACCTCGTCAAGATCGATATCGACGGCAACAAGCTGGACGACAGCCCCTACCCCGTCAATCGCGCCGGCTTCGTCCAGCACGCGCTGTTCCACCGCCATTTGCCCGACGCGCATTGCATCATGCACACGCACACCACAGCGGGCATGGCGGTCAGCAGCGTCGAGGGCGGCCTGCGCCCGACCAATTTCTACGCCTGCAACTTCCACGGCCAGATTGCCTATCACGACTTCGAAGGCGTGACGGTGCGCGACGAGGAAGGCGCGCGGCTGCTCGAGCATCTTGGCGACAAGCGGGTGATGCTCCTGAAGAACCACGGCATCCTGGTGATGGGCCGCACCCTTCCGGAGGCATTTATCAAGCACTGGTCGCTCCAGCGCGCCTGCGAAATCCAGGTCGCCACGGCGAGCATGGGCACGCCGCTGGTCGTTCCCGACGAAGTTGTCACGGTCCATCAGCGAGACCTGCACATGGCGCAGGTCCCCGGCGGCCCGGGCGCAGCGGACTTCGCGGCGATGGTGCGGCTGGTCGACCGTACGGACCGAAGCTGGCGGGATTAG
- a CDS encoding ATP-binding cassette domain-containing protein, giving the protein MTNAVEINGLIASVGGDVKISIPLAEFRRGSLHLLVGPNGSGKSSIMRALLGFVKASQGTINWEFADSVESFGASKAVSPKFYQNIGYVQQGSDSLWPQHTAAQHVELALRAKTTFREIDKNDMEKKVLSVLKRAEVAKINWDKRPDHRSIDGHGTSVSGGERQRIAYARAIAGDPEVLLFDELEASLDANVRGQFIDRVLRDFLNRDKHHTAFVVTHDPVNWLVGEWAPGDRQIWRISKSGSQEITIARDKDSEMPGLSVAQATVAHGGRLGRTISNLPVGEVRKTAEWCRVGAELAWAIHDFIHPLLGQPKAIITVVTANRESGTPDIEQPILLSAVGPKDYAPDGLDKNDLAPFLNQVGAFHTKRSPVPNPPPILAKGLITVLLHAGMREAYKGARLDQVAFEGVTAESFLFSTNTEGEGAKSGDSYLELSRSTKAVYLFRAIRESDDARIVVGIDFIDERVLDPYQCYFVMQALEHALVKLRCLEVP; this is encoded by the coding sequence ATGACGAACGCCGTCGAAATCAACGGCCTGATCGCGTCCGTCGGGGGAGATGTAAAAATCTCGATCCCGCTGGCCGAGTTCAGGCGAGGCAGTCTTCACCTGCTCGTGGGGCCGAACGGATCGGGCAAGAGCTCGATCATGCGCGCGCTGCTCGGCTTCGTGAAAGCCAGCCAGGGCACGATCAACTGGGAGTTTGCGGACAGCGTGGAGTCATTCGGCGCATCGAAAGCCGTATCCCCCAAATTCTATCAGAATATCGGCTATGTGCAGCAAGGGTCGGACTCGCTGTGGCCTCAGCACACCGCCGCCCAACATGTCGAACTGGCACTCCGTGCGAAAACCACGTTCCGCGAAATCGACAAGAATGATATGGAAAAGAAGGTCCTCAGCGTCCTGAAACGCGCGGAGGTCGCCAAGATCAATTGGGACAAGCGCCCGGATCACCGCTCGATCGACGGGCATGGCACCTCGGTTTCAGGCGGCGAGCGGCAACGGATCGCCTATGCCAGGGCGATCGCTGGCGATCCCGAGGTCCTGCTATTCGACGAGCTCGAAGCATCGCTCGACGCCAATGTCCGCGGGCAGTTCATCGATCGCGTGCTTCGCGACTTCCTGAACCGGGACAAGCACCACACCGCTTTCGTGGTCACGCACGATCCGGTGAACTGGCTTGTCGGCGAATGGGCGCCCGGAGACCGGCAGATCTGGCGCATCAGCAAGAGCGGCAGCCAGGAAATCACGATCGCGCGTGACAAGGATTCGGAGATGCCCGGCCTGAGCGTCGCACAGGCCACGGTAGCGCATGGCGGACGGCTCGGGAGGACCATCAGCAACCTCCCGGTAGGTGAGGTCAGGAAAACCGCCGAATGGTGCCGGGTCGGCGCGGAACTGGCCTGGGCGATCCACGATTTCATCCACCCCCTGCTCGGCCAGCCCAAGGCGATCATCACCGTCGTTACCGCCAATCGGGAATCAGGCACTCCGGACATCGAGCAACCCATTCTCCTGAGCGCGGTCGGCCCAAAGGACTATGCGCCCGATGGCCTGGACAAGAATGATCTTGCCCCCTTCCTCAACCAGGTTGGCGCATTTCACACAAAGAGAAGTCCTGTCCCCAACCCCCCGCCAATATTGGCAAAAGGACTGATTACGGTTCTCCTCCATGCAGGGATGCGAGAAGCCTATAAAGGCGCACGTCTGGATCAGGTCGCGTTCGAGGGCGTAACAGCCGAGAGCTTCCTGTTTTCGACGAATACCGAAGGCGAGGGAGCGAAATCGGGCGATTCCTATTTGGAACTTTCCCGGTCCACCAAAGCGGTATATTTGTTTCGCGCAATCCGGGAGTCTGACGATGCGAGGATCGTTGTCGGCATTGACTTCATCGACGAACGAGTTCTGGATCCATATCAATGTTACTTTGTGATGCAGGCCCTAGAGCACGCGCTGGTAAAGCTTCGGTGTCTGGAGGTACCGTGA
- a CDS encoding ABC transporter permease subunit, which produces MRSIIPWARKQSIDLFQIVGGLAFSLATAILALLREPITWIFDIWFSRKQSELLAEGVFNTVGISVASIVAGTLLGIFLAYIARPAFANRKFLSLVSRGVLYVALSVPVYVLLIFGQGWFANPWIAAVVFLSLNLAVFVCRLMVRAFETLPIAQVEAARAAGAHGWSFRWNFELPALWRSCGAGVTNEWATTLKLSSLVGVIGAYDIMKTSRTILDETYDTRVFLVVVAVYALLTIPVFMLSDRYMRQQG; this is translated from the coding sequence ATGCGCAGCATTATTCCTTGGGCGCGAAAGCAATCGATTGACCTGTTCCAGATCGTCGGCGGGCTGGCCTTCAGCCTGGCGACGGCCATCCTGGCATTGCTCAGGGAGCCGATCACCTGGATCTTCGACATCTGGTTCAGTCGCAAGCAGTCCGAATTGCTGGCGGAAGGTGTCTTCAACACGGTCGGGATCAGCGTTGCTTCCATTGTTGCGGGGACGCTGCTGGGAATATTTCTGGCCTACATCGCACGCCCGGCCTTCGCCAACCGGAAGTTCCTGTCGCTCGTGTCGCGCGGAGTCCTCTATGTCGCGCTCAGCGTACCGGTCTATGTGCTGCTGATTTTCGGCCAGGGCTGGTTCGCCAATCCCTGGATCGCGGCAGTCGTCTTTCTGTCGCTGAATCTTGCAGTGTTCGTCTGCCGGCTGATGGTGCGCGCATTCGAAACCCTCCCCATCGCGCAGGTCGAGGCGGCTCGGGCCGCGGGCGCCCACGGATGGTCGTTCCGCTGGAATTTCGAACTTCCTGCCTTGTGGCGCTCCTGCGGAGCCGGCGTGACGAACGAATGGGCGACCACGCTGAAGCTCAGCTCGCTGGTCGGCGTCATCGGCGCCTATGACATCATGAAAACCTCGCGGACCATTCTCGACGAAACCTACGACACGCGCGTCTTTCTCGTGGTCGTGGCGGTCTATGCCCTTCTGACCATTCCGGTCTTCATGTTGTCCGATCGATATATGCGGCAGCAGGGATGA
- a CDS encoding transporter substrate-binding domain-containing protein: MTTRRLVLGGMAASGIMAMGGCNRSRKLDSIAALRERAESGKLTVGFIPYYEISTDQGPAHPPTGFLVDVFKLFAQYARLPLERIKWRSLSWDSFAPLIQQGAVDFSIAGTFITPARQEKVAFTRPLFSLGNGAATRANDARFNDVTDVRQLDRKDIRIAVVAGEQSAEYVRREFTNATILNLDGPDLAAAPRAVKEGRADVAMSDQFILSRYIVENPDLVDRLRNAPFSVLQIAWAVSKENIELLSQINPILDSLVASDAFASLKKAYPVIPFA; the protein is encoded by the coding sequence ATGACCACGCGTCGGCTCGTACTTGGCGGCATGGCTGCCAGCGGCATCATGGCGATGGGCGGTTGCAACCGCAGCCGCAAGCTGGATTCGATCGCGGCGCTGCGAGAGCGGGCCGAGTCCGGAAAGCTGACGGTCGGCTTCATTCCCTATTACGAGATTTCGACCGATCAGGGGCCGGCGCATCCGCCCACGGGCTTCCTCGTCGATGTGTTCAAGCTGTTCGCCCAATATGCCCGCCTGCCGCTCGAAAGGATCAAGTGGCGGTCGCTGAGCTGGGATTCCTTCGCGCCGCTGATCCAGCAGGGTGCAGTCGATTTCAGCATCGCCGGCACCTTCATCACGCCCGCGCGCCAGGAAAAGGTGGCGTTCACCCGACCCCTGTTCTCGCTGGGCAATGGCGCGGCGACGCGTGCGAACGACGCGCGCTTCAACGATGTCACCGATGTGCGACAGCTCGACCGCAAGGATATCCGGATCGCGGTCGTCGCCGGTGAACAGAGCGCGGAATATGTCCGCCGGGAATTCACCAACGCGACGATCCTCAACCTAGACGGCCCCGATCTCGCCGCAGCACCGCGCGCGGTGAAGGAAGGCCGGGCCGATGTCGCGATGTCGGATCAGTTCATCCTCAGCCGGTACATCGTCGAGAACCCCGATCTGGTCGATCGCTTGCGAAATGCCCCCTTCTCCGTTCTTCAGATTGCATGGGCAGTTTCGAAGGAAAACATCGAACTTCTCTCCCAGATCAACCCGATCCTCGACAGTCTGGTGGCCAGCGATGCCTTTGCGAGCCTGAAGAAAGCCTATCCAGTCATTCCGTTTGCGTAA
- a CDS encoding 3-deoxy-7-phosphoheptulonate synthase class II, which translates to MTTLAGNKIRRFREERSLSRAAFGAWYDTPGSTVQGWEDEGKRANAQVVNQIAANGIAHHADWYVEVRGADNDTVGEWKPDSWKAAEARQLPTYPDPVALDAATDRLASYPPLVFAGEARNLTADLARVAEGKAFLLQGGDCAESFAEFHPNNIRDTFRVILQMAVVLTYASKLPTVKVGRMAGQFAKPRSADTETIDGLELPSYRGDNVNDIAFTAEGRKPDPARMIRGYNQSAATLNLLRAFASGGYANLHQVHKWTHDFMGKSPWADRYAEMAARIGEALDFMQACGIDADSVPQLKATDFYTSHEALLLPYEQALTRQDSLTGDWYDTSAHMLWIGDRTRFEGSAHVEFLRGIGNPIGMKCGPSLEPDALLRLLDTLNPYRIPGRMTLITRYGHDKIEAGLPALVRAVKREGHSVVWSCDPMHGNVVKAANGYKTRPFERILAEVRGFFAVHRAEGTFAGGIHCEMTGQNVTECTGGAIDITEHGLADRYHTHCDPRLNAGQSLELAFLLAEMLNAEMKHRRPEGA; encoded by the coding sequence ATGACAACACTGGCAGGCAACAAGATCCGTCGCTTCCGCGAGGAACGCTCCCTTTCCCGAGCCGCGTTCGGCGCGTGGTACGACACGCCGGGCTCGACCGTTCAGGGCTGGGAAGACGAAGGCAAGCGCGCCAATGCGCAGGTGGTCAACCAGATCGCCGCCAACGGCATCGCCCATCATGCCGACTGGTATGTCGAGGTCCGCGGCGCGGATAATGACACCGTCGGCGAGTGGAAGCCCGACAGCTGGAAAGCGGCCGAGGCGCGCCAGTTGCCGACCTACCCCGATCCGGTCGCACTTGATGCCGCCACCGATCGGCTCGCTTCCTATCCGCCGCTGGTCTTCGCGGGGGAAGCGCGCAATCTCACCGCCGATCTTGCGCGCGTGGCGGAAGGCAAGGCGTTCCTGCTCCAGGGCGGCGACTGCGCCGAAAGCTTCGCCGAGTTCCATCCGAACAACATTCGCGACACGTTCCGCGTCATCCTCCAGATGGCGGTCGTCCTCACTTATGCGTCGAAGCTGCCCACGGTGAAGGTCGGCCGCATGGCGGGCCAGTTCGCGAAGCCGCGCTCGGCCGATACCGAGACGATCGATGGCCTCGAGCTGCCGTCGTATCGCGGTGACAATGTCAACGACATCGCCTTCACCGCCGAGGGCCGCAAGCCCGATCCGGCGCGGATGATCCGCGGCTATAACCAGTCCGCCGCCACGCTGAACCTGCTGCGCGCCTTCGCCAGCGGCGGTTATGCGAACTTGCACCAGGTCCACAAATGGACTCATGACTTCATGGGCAAGAGCCCCTGGGCCGATCGTTATGCCGAAATGGCCGCCCGCATCGGCGAAGCGCTCGATTTCATGCAGGCCTGCGGCATCGACGCCGACAGCGTGCCCCAGCTCAAGGCGACCGATTTCTACACCAGCCACGAAGCGCTGCTGCTCCCCTATGAGCAGGCGCTGACCCGGCAGGACAGCCTGACCGGCGACTGGTACGACACCAGCGCGCACATGCTGTGGATCGGCGACCGCACCCGCTTCGAGGGATCGGCGCATGTCGAATTCCTGCGCGGCATCGGCAATCCGATCGGCATGAAGTGCGGCCCCAGCCTCGAGCCCGATGCGCTGCTGCGCCTGCTCGACACGCTGAACCCCTATCGCATCCCGGGCCGGATGACGCTGATCACCCGGTACGGGCACGACAAGATCGAGGCAGGCCTCCCTGCCCTTGTCCGCGCGGTCAAGCGCGAGGGGCATTCGGTGGTGTGGAGCTGCGATCCGATGCACGGCAACGTCGTCAAGGCCGCCAACGGCTACAAGACCCGTCCGTTCGAGCGCATCCTCGCCGAGGTCCGCGGCTTCTTCGCGGTGCACCGCGCGGAAGGAACGTTCGCCGGCGGTATCCATTGCGAGATGACCGGCCAGAACGTCACCGAATGCACCGGCGGCGCGATCGACATCACCGAGCATGGCCTTGCCGACCGCTACCACACCCATTGCGATCCGCGGCTCAACGCCGGGCAGTCGCTCGAACTCGCCTTCCTGTTGGCGGAGATGCTGAACGCCGAAATGAAGCATCGGCGTCCCGAAGGCGCATAA
- a CDS encoding metal-dependent phosphohydrolase, whose protein sequence is MSAKEVLERTGDMPPLLRALLVARFGASPLAYHNLSHIRHMLDGFAAVFADDLSARDARIARHAIWLHDLFYDPAAADNERRSADIGLALLQWPEDEMRDLETCVMATKGHATDHPLARIVVDLDLSILASERDAYRDYALAIREEYSMHPEEAYRAGRIRVLDHLCDAPLLRLLSASRGLAGDALETAARANMRWEQERLRGGGPIEAALRAN, encoded by the coding sequence GTGAGCGCGAAGGAAGTTCTCGAACGGACCGGCGATATGCCGCCACTGTTGCGGGCCTTGCTGGTCGCGCGGTTCGGCGCATCGCCGCTAGCCTATCACAACCTCTCTCATATCCGGCACATGCTTGATGGATTTGCGGCTGTGTTCGCGGACGATCTGAGCGCGCGGGATGCACGGATCGCGCGCCATGCCATCTGGCTACACGACCTGTTCTACGATCCTGCGGCGGCGGACAATGAGCGGCGCAGCGCGGATATCGGACTGGCGCTGTTGCAGTGGCCCGAGGACGAGATGCGCGATCTCGAAACCTGCGTGATGGCAACGAAGGGCCATGCGACAGATCATCCGCTCGCGCGGATCGTGGTGGATCTCGACCTGTCGATCCTCGCGAGCGAGCGTGATGCGTACCGCGACTATGCGCTGGCGATTCGCGAGGAATATTCGATGCATCCGGAGGAAGCCTATCGGGCCGGCCGCATCCGCGTGCTCGACCATTTGTGCGACGCCCCGTTGCTGAGACTGTTGTCGGCGTCGCGCGGCCTGGCCGGGGATGCGCTGGAAACAGCGGCGCGAGCCAATATGCGGTGGGAGCAGGAACGGCTGCGTGGCGGCGGGCCGATCGAGGCGGCGCTTCGCGCGAATTGA
- the rnk gene encoding nucleoside diphosphate kinase regulator — MESTEIVADGNSRPAITLIDSECDALYALALAIQPKWPGRAALLLTELDRAEILPASAMPDDVVTMNSRVEFIDDNNGALRTVKLVWPQDADIEAGRVSILSPVGTGLIGMRAGGSILWPDRGQHDRLLRIVRVAPPGGA; from the coding sequence GTGGAAAGCACAGAAATCGTGGCGGACGGCAACAGCCGGCCGGCCATCACCCTTATCGATAGCGAATGCGATGCGCTCTATGCGCTGGCGCTGGCGATCCAGCCGAAATGGCCCGGGCGGGCGGCGCTGCTGCTGACCGAGCTGGACCGGGCGGAGATTCTCCCGGCGTCCGCAATGCCGGACGATGTGGTCACCATGAACAGCCGGGTCGAATTCATCGACGACAATAACGGCGCGCTACGCACCGTGAAGCTGGTGTGGCCGCAGGATGCGGACATCGAGGCCGGGCGCGTGTCGATCCTGTCGCCGGTAGGCACCGGCCTGATCGGGATGCGCGCGGGCGGATCGATCCTGTGGCCCGATCGCGGGCAGCACGACCGGTTGCTGCGTATCGTGCGGGTGGCGCCACCGGGCGGAGCATGA
- a CDS encoding flavodoxin family protein: protein MHVPKARKGMPSPKLDRATFRSRYLEQFRDPAFDPMRAAIDEIAGAAWDAYDNSRKSPQTAKAGPGYADPDYDLSTDWIAAKAAVDAARAENADREGPCRFLIVNGSPRSEHTCPGEMSKSWRLIDIAKKALEADDSEVEILDLSRVTSEYGRNIHPCKACFSTAAALCHFPCSCYPNHSLGQTHDWMNEIYPMWIRAHGVMIVTPVHWYSPTSPLKLMMDRLVCADGGNPDPTSTHGKKAEEAKQIELRGWDYPRQLANRCFSVVVHGDVEGAENVRRAIADWLRFMQLCPAGVRAELDRYIGYWEPYATSHEALDKDEAVQGEVRNAALTLLEGVRQARAGMQINAGSHLKAPREK, encoded by the coding sequence ATGCATGTGCCCAAGGCCCGCAAGGGGATGCCCAGTCCGAAGCTGGACCGGGCGACCTTCCGCAGCCGCTATCTCGAGCAGTTCCGCGATCCCGCCTTCGATCCGATGCGCGCGGCGATCGACGAGATCGCGGGGGCGGCCTGGGATGCCTATGACAATTCGCGCAAGAGCCCGCAGACGGCGAAGGCCGGGCCGGGTTATGCCGATCCGGACTACGATCTCTCGACCGACTGGATCGCGGCAAAGGCGGCGGTCGACGCGGCCCGGGCGGAGAATGCTGATCGCGAGGGGCCGTGCCGCTTCCTGATCGTCAACGGGTCGCCCCGCAGCGAGCACACCTGCCCCGGCGAGATGTCGAAAAGCTGGAGGCTGATCGACATCGCGAAGAAGGCGTTGGAGGCGGATGACAGCGAGGTAGAGATCCTCGACCTGAGCCGGGTCACCTCCGAATATGGCCGCAACATCCACCCCTGCAAGGCGTGCTTCTCGACGGCCGCGGCGCTCTGCCACTTTCCGTGCAGCTGCTATCCGAACCATTCGCTCGGCCAAACGCACGACTGGATGAACGAGATCTACCCGATGTGGATCCGCGCGCATGGCGTGATGATCGTCACGCCGGTCCACTGGTATTCGCCCACCTCGCCGCTGAAGCTGATGATGGACCGTCTGGTCTGCGCGGACGGGGGCAATCCCGATCCGACTTCCACGCATGGAAAAAAGGCCGAGGAGGCAAAGCAGATCGAGCTGAGGGGGTGGGACTATCCGCGCCAGCTGGCCAACCGCTGCTTCTCCGTCGTGGTGCATGGCGATGTCGAAGGCGCGGAGAATGTGCGGCGCGCGATCGCCGACTGGCTGCGCTTCATGCAGCTATGCCCGGCTGGCGTCCGCGCCGAGCTCGACCGCTATATCGGCTATTGGGAACCCTATGCGACCAGCCACGAAGCGCTGGACAAGGACGAGGCGGTTCAGGGCGAAGTACGCAACGCCGCGCTGACGTTGCTGGAGGGGGTGCGGCAGGCGCGGGCCGGCATGCAGATCAACGCGGGGAGCCATTTGAAGGCCCCCCGCGAGAAATAG
- a CDS encoding carotenoid oxygenase family protein, with translation MASTVETAIRSAVTSGVMTLAKVNRALASAKPNPFVEGIHAPMGEELTIGDLPVTGTIPAQLDGRYLRIGPNPIDPQPGGHWFTGDGMVHGLRIEGGKALWYRNRWTRSADVSRALGEAPIPSPRGDTSIVNTNVLGHAGRTWALTEAGVAPIELGETLESLAYNAFDGTLQHSFTAHPHLDPLTGELHAICYKGQDQSHVWHTVVTAEGKVRREEPVAVEHGPSIHDCAITARYAIVLDLPVTFSMRALIGGARFPYKWNPAHKARVGLLPREGRGDEIIWCDVDPCYVFHVANAYDAPDGTVILDVAAHTTMFAESTVGPDSAHSAFERWTVDPKAGRVTRTVIDDNPQEFPRPDERRFGQPYRYAYTMALNEGAGFLPANHLIKHDLEAGTRQIHAFGADRYPGEFVFVPTHADAAEDEGWLIGLVVHHPAETTDLVIIDAAKFEGAPVASVRIPHRVPPGFHGNWVAKG, from the coding sequence ATGGCAAGCACCGTCGAAACCGCGATCCGTTCAGCCGTGACCAGCGGCGTGATGACGCTGGCGAAGGTCAACCGCGCCCTTGCGTCCGCGAAGCCCAATCCGTTCGTGGAAGGCATCCACGCGCCGATGGGCGAGGAGCTGACGATCGGGGACCTGCCCGTCACCGGTACGATCCCCGCGCAGCTCGATGGCCGTTATCTCCGCATCGGGCCGAACCCGATCGATCCGCAGCCAGGCGGGCACTGGTTCACCGGCGACGGCATGGTCCACGGCCTGCGCATCGAGGGCGGCAAGGCGCTGTGGTATCGTAACCGCTGGACGCGCTCGGCCGACGTCTCGCGCGCGCTCGGCGAAGCGCCGATCCCCTCCCCGCGCGGCGACACCAGCATCGTCAACACCAACGTCCTCGGCCATGCCGGGCGGACCTGGGCGCTGACCGAAGCCGGCGTCGCGCCGATCGAGCTGGGCGAGACGTTGGAAAGCCTCGCCTACAATGCCTTCGACGGCACGCTGCAGCACAGCTTCACCGCGCACCCGCACCTCGATCCGCTGACCGGCGAGCTGCATGCGATATGCTACAAGGGGCAGGACCAAAGCCATGTCTGGCACACGGTCGTCACCGCCGAAGGCAAGGTGCGCCGCGAGGAGCCGGTCGCGGTCGAGCACGGCCCGTCGATCCACGACTGCGCGATCACCGCACGCTACGCGATCGTCCTCGACCTGCCGGTCACCTTCTCGATGCGCGCGCTGATCGGCGGCGCGCGCTTCCCGTACAAATGGAACCCGGCGCACAAGGCCCGCGTCGGACTGCTCCCGCGCGAGGGTCGTGGGGACGAGATCATCTGGTGCGATGTCGACCCGTGCTACGTCTTCCATGTCGCCAACGCCTATGACGCGCCCGATGGCACCGTGATCCTCGACGTCGCCGCGCATACGACGATGTTCGCCGAAAGCACCGTAGGCCCGGATTCGGCGCACAGCGCGTTCGAACGCTGGACCGTCGATCCGAAGGCAGGCCGCGTCACCCGCACGGTGATCGACGACAATCCGCAGGAATTCCCTCGCCCCGACGAGCGCCGATTCGGCCAGCCCTATCGCTATGCCTATACGATGGCGCTGAACGAAGGCGCGGGTTTCCTGCCGGCCAACCATCTGATCAAGCATGACCTCGAAGCCGGGACGCGCCAAATTCATGCGTTCGGCGCGGATCGCTATCCCGGCGAGTTCGTGTTCGTGCCGACCCATGCCGATGCGGCGGAGGACGAAGGCTGGCTGATCGGCCTGGTGGTCCATCATCCGGCCGAGACCACCGACCTGGTCATCATCGACGCGGCCAAGTTCGAGGGCGCGCCGGTCGCGAGCGTCCGCATCCCCCATCGCGTTCCCCCCGGCTTTCACGGCAATTGGGTCGCGAAGGGCTGA
- a CDS encoding TetR/AcrR family transcriptional regulator produces MAGDEAKKYHHGDLRAALIDAGLGLLAERSADELGLREVARTVGVSATAVYRHFPDKSAFLTALAAEGLRLLGAAQYAASDAAGGGKKGFAATGAAYVRFAIANPALFRLAFSAGPDSAPPCWGQDDWDGRDNDAFRLLRQNAQQVSPDDEAARRVALKAWALVHGLALLILDGQIVLSDAEIDAVVGGM; encoded by the coding sequence ATGGCTGGCGACGAAGCGAAGAAATATCATCATGGCGACCTGCGCGCGGCGTTGATCGATGCGGGGCTGGGCCTGCTGGCCGAGCGATCGGCGGACGAACTGGGCCTGCGCGAAGTCGCGCGCACGGTGGGGGTCAGTGCGACCGCGGTGTATCGCCATTTTCCGGACAAGAGCGCGTTCCTGACGGCGCTGGCGGCCGAAGGGCTGCGGCTCCTTGGCGCGGCGCAATATGCGGCATCCGACGCGGCAGGGGGCGGCAAGAAGGGGTTCGCCGCGACCGGCGCTGCCTATGTGCGCTTCGCCATCGCCAATCCCGCGCTGTTCCGGCTGGCCTTTTCGGCGGGACCGGACAGCGCGCCACCCTGCTGGGGGCAGGATGATTGGGACGGGCGCGACAATGACGCGTTCCGCCTGCTCCGTCAGAATGCACAGCAAGTGTCGCCCGATGACGAAGCCGCGCGCCGTGTGGCGCTGAAGGCATGGGCGCTGGTCCACGGCCTCGCGCTGCTGATCCTCGACGGCCAGATCGTGCTGAGCGATGCGGAGATCGATGCGGTGGTCGGCGGGATGTAA